The Candidatus Nanopelagicales bacterium sequence CAACCTCAACACGTTCAAAGATGGCTTCCGAGTGCTGTGGACGATCATTCAAGATCGTGCCTATGCCCGCCAGATCCGGGCGACCGCCAAACGCCGGTCCGCGTCGCGGTTGAACGCGCCCCAGCGGCCTGGCTGGATGAATGACTCGGTTTCGCGTCGGGGCATTCGGCCCGTGAAGAAGTTGGATGTCGCATAGCCCGACGGGTTTCCCTAGGGTCGGCATCGCGCCGGCAGGCGCGTCCGAGTCATCGCGCCAGCAGGCGCGTCTGAGCCACTGAGAGGCAGTCCACGTGAGCGATGAGCTGGATTTCTCCGACCTTTCGGCAGTCTTCATTAACTGCACCCTCAAGCGCTCCCCCGAGCTCAGTCACACTGCTGGACTGACCGGCGTCAGCACGGCGATCATGCGCAAACACGGTGTCGACGTCACTGAAATCCGTGCGGTCGATCATCCGATCGCTACTGGCGTGTACCCCGACATGACCGAGAAGGGCTGGGACCGCGACGCTTGGCCGGAGATCGGCGCCAAGGTTCTGGCGTCGGACATCTTGGTGATCGCGACTCCGATCTGGCTCGGTGACAAGTCCAGCGTCTGCACGCGGGTCATCGAGCGGCTCTACTCGATGTCCGGCCAACTCAATGAGGCTGGCCAGTACGCCTACTACGGCAAAGCGGGCGGCTGCGTGGTGACCGGCAACGAGGACGGCGTCAAGCACGTCGCGATGAACGTGCTGTACTCGCTTCAGCACCTCGGTTACACCATCCCGCCCCAGGCCGATGCCGGCTGGATTGGCGAGGTGGGCCCGGGCGCTTCCTACCTTGACCCCGGGTCGGGCGGGCCGGAAAACGAGTTCACCCAGCGCAACACCACGTTCATGACCTGGAACCTCATGCAAAT is a genomic window containing:
- a CDS encoding flavodoxin family protein, with protein sequence MSDELDFSDLSAVFINCTLKRSPELSHTAGLTGVSTAIMRKHGVDVTEIRAVDHPIATGVYPDMTEKGWDRDAWPEIGAKVLASDILVIATPIWLGDKSSVCTRVIERLYSMSGQLNEAGQYAYYGKAGGCVVTGNEDGVKHVAMNVLYSLQHLGYTIPPQADAGWIGEVGPGASYLDPGSGGPENEFTQRNTTFMTWNLMQIAALLKRNGGFPKHGNSRSEWDAGARFDHPNPEYR